The sequence CATGGCATCGAGGCGGAAGTTATTAGAATACCCTATGCATACAAGACGGATGTCGCTAAGACAAGCAAAATAATTCAAAAAATAGTAGAAATATTTTGCGAGTGATTTTAGCAACTTCTGATTTTACCCCTTTGATGATTATAAATGGTAAGGGATTCAACTTAAGTCGTAATCTACGGCTCCCTTTACAATCCTCTCAATTTCGGGGTTAACAACTACGTTGGCCTTTTTCTTTCCTGAAACTTCGTCAAATAGGTTTTCAAGCTCTGAGTCCTTGTTTATCTTCCTGGTTATTGGATTTGAGATTATCACGTTGTCCTCTGTTGTTAATGCATTAACATCGCTGCTGAGGATGTGAGGGGATCTTACTCCCGTCATTATTACCATTGCCCTAACAACCTTTCCAAGCTCTTTGTCAATTCTCGCTCCCCATTTTATTTCTGACTTTGCTCCGAGCTTTTCATATACAATCTGCATGGCATCGTTTATTTCTCCAAGGCTGACGTCTGGACCAACTGTAAAGTGCACTAATGCGGCTTCCCCACTTCCAAACTCCACTTCAAGCATTTTGTTGCTCAAGGCGTTATTTACGGCATCGACGGCTCTCTTGTTTGAGTCGCTCTCGCCTATTCCAATTAACGCAGCACCACCGTTTTTCATGACGCTGTACACATCCGCAAAGTCTATGTTTACCATGGAGGGGAGCATTATTGTTTCTGTTATACCCTTAACCATTCTCGCTATTATTTCATCGGCAAATCTAAATGCGGCTGAAATCGGAAGCTTTGGCACCAATTCAAGAAGTTTGTCGTTTTCTATTATCACAACAGTGTCTGAATACCTCAGAAGAGCCTGTATACCTGCTTTTGCTTTTTCGAGTCTCCTCGTCCCCTCGTTTTTGAAGGGGTATGTCACAACACTCACAACAAGCGGCTCTTGGATTCTTCCGGAGTTTCTTGCCTCCTCTTTTATAACTCTAGCAACAACAGGTGCCGCTCCTGTTCCTGTTCCATTACCCATACCAGCGGTTATGAACACGAGATCAACATCTCTAACTGCCTCTGCTATCTCATCTCTACTAGCCTCTGCAGCCAAATATCCAATTCTTGGGTTTCCACCCGAGCCCTTTCCATGGGTAATGTTCTTTCCGAGGAGGATTCTTCTATGGGCCTTTGTTCTTGAAAGATGCTGTGCATCGGTGTTCATGGCTATTAATTCTGCTCCTTCAACCCCCAGTTCATACAGTCTTGTTATTGTATTATTTCCAGAACCTCCAACGCCTATAATTGCTATCTTAATGAAAGATTTAGAAGTTTCCAGATCACTGAGAGCCTCTTGTGTTTTGTTACCGTTGTTATCCATATTCAAATCAATACCAGCTTGTTCTAGCAGTTTAAACACCATCTTAATTCCCCCAATATTCTTATTCAGCCACGTATTCTGGAAGTTCTTTTTCTCTTGCCTCTGTTGTGTACAATTCCTTCTTTATGAGTTCCCTGATAGCTTCCCGAATTGCTTCACTCCTGTTGGGATACACCCCTCTTTTGACTAAGACATCAAGAGCATTTATGAGTCCCTGTGGCAGCTGGACACTAATGATTCTCATCTTTGCCATTCTGCCCACCATTACATGAGTGCATCTAACGTATATCTAGTTTTAATTAGTTAAATACTTTTTGCCTCTGCTTTAATATTAACATATTATTAATTTCAAAAATTTTTAAGAAAATTGGAAGATAATTAAAATATTTTTATCAAATACGCATTTCTGTATAAGCAAAAAATTTAATAAACAACGAAGCAATAAGCTTGGGGAGATAGAATGAAGGTATTAAACCACGGCACAATTAAGATCGCAATTGCAAAGATTTTGCTCGAGGATACTGCAGATATTTTTGAAATTCTTCCAGATAATGTCCAAATACTAAACATAAAATGTTGGGAACAAGTAGCTTTTTCTACTATATTGGCCCTAAAATCGTTTGAAAGAAAAACAAACAAAGCGAAAACAATCAAAGGGGAGATACTTCTTAGGGCAAGTGGGACACTTCAGATCAAAGATGCCATTAAAGCAGTGGGTGCAAAAAAGGGCGAAAACTTCATGGTGGCATTTGGAGAGAATGCAGAAAAGGATCTCCAGGAGATACTTTCAAAGATACCTGCGGAAGAGATACCATTCAACGACTGTGAAAAAGAGGAAGTAAAAAAACTCTTTGAAAAGGCTGCTTTAGTCGATGTTCTCTAATACCGGCGTGTTCACTTATTTTTTGGCAAAATTTCGAAGAATTTTTATGATTTGTGCCTAGTTTTGAAACTTTTCTCTCGATAAATTTATAAGAATTCGGCATCACTCATAAATGCTCTTGGGGGGATGAATCATGCGTTATAAAAAGCATAAATATTTCGTTGCGGGTCGTATAAATCTTATCCAGAGATCAAAGATTAGGGAGCTTTTTGAAAGGGCATCAAAGATGCAGAACGTCATTTCCCTCGGAATAGGCGAACCAGATTTCGAAACCCCTCAAAATATAAAGGAAGCAGCAAAGAGAGCTCTAGATGAGGGGTGGACTCACTATACACCAAATGCAGGTATTCCAGAGCTTAGAGAGGCAGTTTCGGATTACTATAAGAATCACTACGGCTTGGATGTTCCAGCAGAAAGGGTAATCGTAACAGCTGGAGCTTATGAAGCCACTTACCTTGCCTTCGAAACCCTGCTGGAAGATGGTGATGAAGTGATAATCCCCGATCCGGCTTTTGTGTGCTATGTTGAAGATGCAAAGGTTGCAGAGGCGAAGCCGGTTAGGCTGCCCCTGAAAGAAGAGAACGGCTTTCAGCCTGATCCAGATGAGCTTCTTGAACTTATTACCAAGAGAACGAGAATGATTGTGATTAACTACCCGAATAATCCCACTGGTGCAGTTTTGGATGAAGAAGTTGCAAGGGCTATAGCGGACATTGCTCAAGACTACAACATTTACATTCTTAGCGATGAACCATATGAGCACTTTCTATACGATGGGGCAAAGCATATACCAATGATAAGGTATGCCCCGGATAATACAATTCTCGCTAACTCATTCTCCAAGACTTTCGCAATGACCGGATGGCGCTTAGGATTTGCAATAGCTCCTGAAGAGATAATAAGGGACATGATAAAACTCCACGCTTACATCATTGGAAACGTTGCCTCTTTTGTCCAGGTTGCGGGAGTTGCGGCCCTTAGGGAAGAGGCAAGCTGGAAAGCTGTGGAAGAGATGCGCAGAGAGTACGCGGAAAGAAGGAAATTCGTTTTGGAGCATTTAAAAGAAATGCCCTATATAACGGCTTTTGAGCCAAAAGGAGCATTTTATATTTTTGCCAACATAAAGGACACGGGAATGAAAAGCGAGGAGTTTGCAGAATGGTTGTTGGAAAGGGCAAAGGTAGTTGTTATTCCAGGAACGGCTTTTGGACCTAATGGCGAAGGCTACATTAGAATAAGCTATGCAACAAGTAAGGAAAAGCTCTTAGAGGCTATGGAAAGAATGAAAAAAGCTCTTGAGGAGCTTTAGTTCTTTAATATTCTTTTTGAGGTGGTAACGTGAAGGAGATCCTTTATGTCTTTGTTGCAATATTCCTTGCAGAATTGGGAGACAAGACTCAGTTAGCCACAATTGCCTTTGCTTCTAAGTATGGATGGGTAAAAGCATTTTTAGGGGCAATTTTTGGCTTAGCATTGGTCAATTTGATTGGGGCAGTTTTAGGGGACAAAATAGGCGATGCATTGCCCCTTGAAGTTATTCACAAGGGGGCCGGCATTTTGTTCATTGTATTTGGAGTACTGATGCTGCTTGGAAAGCTGTGAGGTGGTAAATATGAAACGCTGGAAATCCGTTATATTGGACACGCTGGTCATGACTGCAGGATTTGGAACTTTAAGCATGATGAGTGTTGCAAAGCCAGATATAATTTCCCACTTTGGGATAAGTGCCGAGGCTTATGATCTCCAGCACGTGGCATATGTGTTTGGTCTTTTTATAGCGTTCTTGCTTGGACACACAAGGCTCTACGAAGGGAGTTTCAAAAGAAGTGTTGCCATAGCTCTCAGCTTTGCAGCGATACCCCAAGCTTTGATCCCCTATATTGGGAACTGGTATCTAGTTGTCCTTCTCAGGTTTATTCAGGGTTTTGTTGTGAGCTTGGTGCCTCTGTTCAGCACCCAGATAGCCAATTACTTTGTCGCAGAAAGGCCGTTTGCTAAAGGTATTATCCTTTCAGGTATATTTTGGGGAGGCGTTTTTGGTTCAATGAGCGCCAAATATCTGGTAAGTGCCTTTGGATGGAAGACGGCTTTCTTGATAACGGTTGCTATAATGTATGCCGTTCTTTTGATATGGTGGCTCTTTACGGAGGACTTTGAGATAATTCACAAAAAAGAAGGTAGAGACGAGGTAAACATCTGGAAGATGAAATTTACATGGGTGCTCGGATTCACTTTCTTCCCAGCACTATGGGTTATCTTCACAATTGTTGGTTTCTCATCCTCCCTGGGATACGAAGCCGGTTGGAGCAAAGACCAAGTTGCTGCTCTAAGCACAAACCTAAACATATCAAAAGCCCTTTGGTCAATACTTATGGGATTCGTTGGTTTCCAGCTTTCCAAGAAAAATCCAAGTCCAAGAGGCCTCTTTAAGGCCATCGTTCAGGTTATGATGCTTTCCTACGCTGTGGCGTTTATTGGATTAGGCGTTTACTCTAGGGCAATGCTTCAAGGGAATTACTCATTAGCATTAGCCTCAGTATGGCTTATTGGTGCTCTTCAAGGTACAGGGCCGGCATTCTGGACTTCTGCTCCAGCGACTTATCCAAAGAGCATTTATCCTCGGGCATCCTTTGCTTTGGGACTAATTTCTAACTCAGCAAATGCAATTGCTCCCTCTATAACGGAAGCCCTGGCAAGGCATAGTGAAGCATTAGCACTCGCAGAGCTTGCTTTTATGCCAATACTGGGAATATTGACTTTAATAGCAGTGTCGAGAATGAAGCTGCCTGTGGAGGAACTCGGAGATGAGGCTTAAACCCGTTGTTTCTCTCTTCTTTTTCTTAATGGGGATATATTTTGCTGGAATGGGGGTTTTGAGTTCAAGTGAGAGATCAACTGCGCTTGGGTTTTTTATAATCGCCCTGATTCACTTCCTTATCCTATTGGGGATTTTGCTAAGCAGGGAGATTGTTGTCCAAATAGGGACATATATAACACTTCTGGACCTTATCTTTGGCATACTGTGGGTATTAGTAAGCTTTGAGCCCGCATCTGCTAGTTTAACTTTTCTGGCGGCAATTTGCCTTGTGCTGATAACCAGCGACGAATTTAAAAATGAAATAAAGTTTGCTTATTAGTGAGGGTAATGAAAGGAAAGGGATACATAACGGAGATAAGTCCAGACGGCTATGGGCTTTTAAAGCTGGAAAAAGAGGTTTATGTTCCTTACACTGTTATCGGGGATTTTGTGGAGGTTAGAAAAACATTTAGAAGGTTTGGACGTTTAATCGCAAAAGATTTCACAGTTCTTGAGGAGTCACCTTTGAGACAAAATCCGAGATGTCCATATTTTGGAAGGTGTGGAGGCTGTTTTTGGCAGCACATAAAGTACAAAGAACAGTTGAACCTTAAGATAAAACTCTTTGAGAAGATAACTGGAATTACAGCCCCAATAAAAGGTTCTCCCAAGCTTTGGGGCTTTAGAAACATAAGCAATTTTATTGTTTCAACGGAAGGCATTGGATTCAAGCAGAGGGACTCTCAACGTATTGTGAACATTAAGCAGTGCCCCGTTTTTTCTAACCGTACTTCGAGGTTCATAAAGGCTTTAAAACAGTTCATGGAGGAAGAAAAACTTTCCCCGTGGGATCCAAAAAAGAAAAGCGGCGATGTTCACTATCTTTCCGTTAGAGAGGGGAAGTTTACCGGGGAAACTATGGTGAACCTAATTGCACACCTTGAAAAAGCCCCACAAAGCTTCCCTGATTATTTTGACTTCGCAGATTCCATCTATTGGAGCTTTAAAGAAGACCCTAAAGACGACCCCAAAGGCATACCAAAACTTGTAAGTGGGTCTCCGTTTATAAAGGAGAAAATTGAGGGGACTATTTACTTGATACATCCAAACAGCTTTTTCCAGACAAATTCCTATGCCCTTCCCATCCTTTTGAGGGCTGTTTTAAATTTTGTTGAAGGAGAGAAAGTTCTTGACCTTTATTCTGGTGTGGGAACCTTTGGAGTGTTTTTAGCAAAGGAAGGAATTAAGGTTAAGGGAGTTGAAATAAACCCCTTTGCAGTTGAAATGGCAAATAAAAACGCTGAAATAAACGGTGTGGAAGCAACTTTTTGGGTAGGGGATGCCGAATCTTTCCCGATAGGGGATTACAATACAGTTATTGTCGATCCTCCACGAAAAGGTTTGAAAGATGGTGTAAAAACCCTAAAAAGAGAGAAACCAGAAAACATCGTTTATGTCTCATGCAACCCACAAGCATTTAGCAAAGATTATTCCCACTTGAAGGAGATTTACAAGGTAGAGGATGCCATTTTAGTTGATATGTTCCCACATACTCCCCACGTGGAAGCAGTTATAAAGCTCAAGCGGCGTTGATTTTCTTTATAAATTCTTCTGCACTTTTGGGAATCCTTATTCGAACATAGCTGTTGTCAAGGTTCATGAATTCCTCACCTGGTACTGTTAAAATCCCCTTGCTGAGGAAATATTGGTAAGTGTTGCCGTTTCCACCACAAAGGAATATTGGTGTTGATTTGTCAGTTCTTGCGATGTGAAAGCTTTTACCTAATGTTCTCATGAGCTTCTCCTTGTTTTTTCTTGTCTGCTCTACCGTTTTTCTTAGAAAATCTTGATCCTCTAGGGCCTTTAAAGCGGCAACAAGTGAAATCGTTGTTATCGAAAAAGGAAAGTCAACCTTGGAAATTGCCTTTTTCATCTCATCGCCTTTAACAATGCAATATCCAATCCTCAGACCAGCCAGCCCAAATCCTTTAGAGAAAGACCTTGTAACGAGGATGTTTGGAAACTCAAGGTTTATTGCCGAATTTTTCTTGCTCATGAACTCTCCGAAAGCTTCGTCTACTATCAAGATTGCACCTTTTTTCTCTGCTACTTCTGCAATTTCCTCAATTTGTTTTAGCTTTAAGACCTGTCCTGTGGGGTTATGTGGATTGTCGATATAAATGAATGAGGTCTTTTCTGTTATCTTCTCTATTATCCCCCCCAACGTCTATTGTAAAGTCGTTTTCTTTTCTAAGGGGGACATACTCGTAAACTGCCCCGTTTAATCGAGCGTCGTTGATATATGGAAGAAACTGCGGAGCATAGCCAAGGACGACTGAACCTGGTGAGAGGAGCTTGTTGATCTTCTGAAGACATCCCATGGAACCTGCCCCTAGGAAAATTTGTTCGCTTTTTACACCCCAATATGCTTTTATAGCCTCTTTGAGCTTTTCCTCTTCCCTTGGGTAGAGATAAACAGCTTGAGGGTGGATGTTTTTAATCTCCTCAATCACTCTGCTAGAGCACCCAAACGGGTTGTAAGCGAGGGCACAGTCCAAGTATTTTCCTTTTGGCAGGTTTTTCCCATAGTCTTTACCTATCTCTTCAACGTCCTGTGGAAGCATCAATATCACCAAAAATTAAAAATTAAGGGGTTGAGGCCTTTGAAAGTTTGTAAAGAGCCCATATCAAAGGCCCATAGACTATGAGCACTACAAACAGGGCTATTATGTACACTGCATCCATTTGAATCACCCCAGCAGGAATTGTGAAATATATATTACAGCTATCACTATTGGGTATAGGAACTTTACCCAGGGCTTCCAGAGTTCTGGCACATCTATTAGGGCTCCTTTTTTAAGTTCCTCATATGCTTTGTCTACTCCAAGCTTTATCAGTGCTAGAGCGGCTATTAAAGCTCCCAACGGCCCTATGTAAACCGTTGAGATGTTGATCAGCCAGTCAAAGTATGATGGATTAACTGCAGAAGGTGCCCCTACTAGGAAAGTTAAGAGCCCCAAGAGGATTGAAGCGTTCCTTCTGCTTATGTTGAGCTTTGTAATAGCTGAGTCTACATAAACTTCGAGCATTGAGACCGTTGAAGAAAGCCCGGCGAATATTAGCAAGAGGAAGAACAATGCGCCAAAGAACATTCCTCCAGGCATTTTCTGAAATACCATTGGCAACGTTACGAAAACTAACCCTGGACCGGCTGTAGGCTCAAGACCAAATGAAAAAACCGCAGGAAATACTAGAAATCCAGCTGTAACGGCTACCGCTGTATCTCCAAATGCCGTTGCTATTGCCGATAATGGGATGTCATCTTCGTCTTTTAGATAGCTTCCATAAACTACCATCGTATTTCCCAAGACACTTAAGGAGAAGAACATCTGCGACAGGGCTATCATCCAAGTTTTTCCACTCATCACTTTGCTCCAGTCTGGGAGAAGATAGAACCTCAGACCTTCATACGCATTTGGCAGTGTAACGCTCCTTATCGTTAATATCAACAGGAACACAAACAGAGCAGGCATCATGACCTTGTTAGCCCTTTCAATTCCCTTTTGAACGCCCATAGCTACTATGGATATTGTTATTGCTATCACGATGAACTGCCATAGGAGCGCTTCTTTGCTGAAGGCTATGCTATCGAAAAACGCCCCTGGATTAACTCCTGCAAGTTCTCCCGTTAGGGAGGCTATGAAGTATCTGAGTATCCATCCGAGCACCAAGGAGTAGAAGGCGAATATCATTAGCATCGTCACGTTTACAAGTATTCCGAGGTACTTTCCTCCGGGCAGTGTTTTGGAAAATGCCTCTATGGGCCCTCCTTTAGTTGCCCTTCCCAGAGTCCACTCAACTGTAAGGGCAACCACTCCTATCGCAAAAAGCAACACTAAGTACGGAAGCAGGAATGCTGCCCCACCGTATAAGCCTACTCTCATTGGGAACATCCAGATGTTTCCCAGCCCTACTGCACTTCCTACTGCAGCTGCAACAAATCCTACTCTACTTCCCCAGGTTTCTCTTGCCACAAACTACACCTCCAAAAGGTTTTATTGGATCAGCGCCAAAAACAATCCCTACCTTGAATTAACAATAGAAGAGGTTCACCAACTATACTTCCAAAAACACTCACTCCTGAATGTCATAGGGCATCAACGCATTAGAGTATTCTTTCCCTATAAAAATATTTTCCAGTTTTGTTTGTCATTATGTCAAAAAAAGCCGAAGCTGAATAAGGGTTTTTGGTTATTTGTAAAGAATTATGCACTCAGGAGGAACAAATTTGACTATACGAACATTCTTCCCAGCTTTGTAAATTCTGTAGCCTTTTTTCCTCAGACATTCAGCATCTACCAAGATAACCACAACATCTTTTCCATACCTACGCCCTGTTTCGTAGGCCTCTTCTTTGCTTGTTGTTAGATGAACAAACTTTCTTTTCATCGATTTTATGCCTTCTTTTAGTATCTTTTCAAGGTTTCTTCGAGGAGTTCCATGGTAGAGAACCTTAACTTCAACATCTTCCTCATGATCCAAAGAAACATCAAAAGTGTGTCCGTATCTTGCTCTTATTTTGTTTCCTCTAATCTCAAACCTGTCCTTTGGGTCGTTCTCGATTATCCAGAGGAGGTACTCTTTTTCTACCCATGGATAGGACTTTTTAACAGCCCTGACAACCTTTTCAATATTGGCGAAACCTTCTTCATCTACCTCAACGTCAAATTCCCAGGGAGCGTGCCTTAAGATGTAGCTCATTAGTTTGCTAATTTTAATCCTTTTTCTGCTCCTTAAGAACTCGTCTTTGCCCCTCATCATTTAAAAAATAGAAAAAGGATCATTTAAACTTTCTCAATGCCATTTCAGCTGCGACTGTAATCGGGTCTATTGTGGGGCTTATTGGAGGAGCGTAGGCAGTTTCTCCATAGGCTATATCCTCCACCGTTGCCCCCTTCTGAGCGGCAAAGCTAAGAGCCATTATTCTGCCCCATACCCTCTCTCCACCAACTATCTGAGCTCCTATTACCCTCCTGTCTTCCTTTCTAAAGATCAGCTTCACAATTATTGGCTTTCCTCCGGGGTAATATTCTGGCTTTGTTGAGCCCTTGAATTTGCCCACAACGACGTCAATACCTTCTTTACTTGCTCTCTCCTGAGTTATACCAAACGTCCCAATTTCTAAGTCAAAGAGCTCGGTTATGGCAGTGTTAAAAACGGGTCTGAATTTTACGCCTTTTCCAAAGACATTTTCCGCCGCTACCTTTGCCATTCTTACTGCCGTAGTGCCGAGTTGGCTTAGCGTTCTTTTTCCCGTAACCGCATCGAAGACCTCAGCACAGTCTCCAATGGCATAGATGTCGGGATCGCTTGTTCTAAGGTATTCATCAACAACAATGCCTCTGTTAACTTCCAATCCGGCTTTTTGGGCAAGATCGACGTTAGCCCTTACACCAGTTGCCACAAGAACAAGATCTGCTTCAATCTCTTCTTCTCCTATCTTAACAGCTCTCACAGGGTTTCCAAGAATCTCACTTACTGCAACGCCGAATTTAAACTCTATTCCCCTTTCCTCAAGATGGGACTGGACTATTGAGGCAATATCCTTGTCTAGCATTGTTGGGAGCAAATGCTCGAGCAGTTCGACAACAAGAACTTCCAGTCCGAGCTCCCTAAATGCCACCGCCCCTTCTAATCCTATCAAGCCCGCTCCGATCACAACGGCTTTTCTTGGTTTTCTTTTCTCCAGATATGCTTGGATTTTCTTTACGTCCTCCATTGTCTTTAGGGTAAAGACCCCCTCACTTTCCACGCCCTTTATTGGAGGAACAAACGCTTTAGAGCCTGTGGCAAGGATGAGCTTATCATAAGGGACTTCACCTTTGTCTGTAATTACGACCTTCCTTTCTCTGTCTATTTCCTTTGCCTCAGTGTCCAACATCATCTGAATCTTCTGTTTTTCGTAGAATTCGTTTGGAAATACTATGATGTTTTCCAGCTTTGGTATCTTCCCGCTTAAAACAAAGGGCAACGCACATGGAGAATACTGCATTGTTTTTTCTTTTCCTATCACGATGATTTCCGCTTTTCTATCAAGCTTCCTTGCAAAGAGGGCAAAATTACTTCCTGCTGTTCCGGAACCGATAACCACTATTCTCATAATTATCACCAAATAGGAGAAAAGCCAGAGAGTATAAAAAAATTGTGAACTCAAGGTTCAACTAGAGTGCCCTTGTGTTTGCCCTTTATGGCATCAAAAAGGTTTCTTGCATCATCCTTACCGATAATTAGGGTTCTTATTTTGCCCCTCTGAATGAATTTAGCCGCTAACGCATCAACAACACCACTTCCACCCGCTTTGCTCTCGCTCTGCATAGCTATCTCTACGAGCTTTTCAGTTGAAATCCTCTCCAGCTTCTTTGCGTTTGGGTTCTTTTTAGGGTCGCTATCGTAAACGCCATCAACGTTTGTTATAACCACAAGCAAATCTGCTTGGAGATATTCGGCTAAGAGAGCAGCAACGGCGTCTGTTGTATGCCCGGGATGCGTTCCACCCATTATGGGTATCTTTTTGAGCTGCATTACTTCCCACGCTTTTCTAAAATCGCTCACCACAAACGGGTACGCTTTTTCTCTGAGTGCCGCTATTAAGAGCATTGCGTTGGCCCTTGTTATGTGTATTCCGATATAGTCTTTGAATGTTTCATTTGGAGTAAAAGCCTTTGCGGCGTGAATGTATTCTCTTGCTACTTTTCCTCCTCCGACGACGACTGCTACCTCGTGATCTTCGCTGATTTTTGTCAGCTGATAGGCAATCTCCTCTATAAATTCAACATCAGGCTTGTCGGGAACTAGAACAGAACCTCCAATGTCGAATACTATCCTCATGGTAACCCTCCATAAGTAGGAGCTCTTTGCTTTATAACGTTTTCCAAAATTAAAATAAAAAGTCAGAGCTCAAAAAATCCCTTCCATTTGATAAGACCAAGTAAAAACTTGTGGGGAAGCTTGTCATGGTATGGATAAACTCTAACGGCATAGTGCCAGCAAGGATGGCCGAGATTTTTGAGTGCGTTCCCTTCATAGCGATAAAGCCATCTGTTGCCTCCGAGACTTTGAGGGTGTTTAAGCTCTATGACGTAGGGTTTTTCTATTGCGTATCCTTCTGCTTTGACTCCGTAATAAATTTCAACCTTTACATCCTCTGGGCTTAGGCCGTCGAGGTTTACTATAACTTCAACTCCAGTGGCATCATGGGTTATAATGCGCTCTATCTCTACCTTATCCCAAGAGTTGAAGATCTTCGCTTTCCACGATGCAATTTCCCTTGTTGCTTTAAAGCTGTCTCTCTGGAGAAGGATAGCATTTGCCAGAGCTTTTGAGTAGAACTTGTCGACGTACTCTTTTACCATTCTGTGGGTGCTGAACCTTGGTGCAATGCTCTTTATGCTCTCCTTCATCATGTAAATCCATCTTGCCCTGTTCTCGTAGTATGTGGGGATTACTTCATTTTCGAGAAGGTTATAGAGGCTCTGAGCGTCTCTAATGTTATCTTTCTCTGTTTCCGGTTCGAGACTTTCATCTCCTATGACCCATCCGTTTTTGCCGTTGTAACCTTCGACCCACCATCCATCATAGACGCTCAAATTCAAAACGCCGTTTAAACCTGCTTTCATTCCACTGGTTCCGCTTGCTTCTAGTGGTCTTCTTGGATTGTTGAGCCACACATCGACCCCTGCCACCATGGCCCTTGCAGAGCCCATATCGTAGTTCTCAAACACCATGATTTTGTTCTTAAATTCGGGCATCTGGGATACTTCATAGACCTTCCTAAGGAACTCCTTGCCCGCTTCATCCCTTGGATGGGCTTTTCCTCCAAAAATTATATACACGGGTCTTTCTGGGTTGTTAACTATCTTTTTCAGCCTCTCCAAATCGGTTAAAATTAGCGTCGCCCGTTTATAGGTTGCGAAACGCCTTGCAAAGCCTATTATTAAGGCGTTCTCATCTATTTCGGGTAGAGGTTCTTCAATTCCAAGGCGCTCGTTTCTCTCTTTTATCTTCCTTTTGATGAGTTCTATGAACTCTCTTTTTGCCTTTAAATGGGCTTCCCAGAGTTCCTCATCTGGAATTCTCTCCACTCCATACCAGAGACCCTCGAGCTCTGCATAATCTCTCCAGACTCTCCCAATATACCTATCGACGAGCTTCTTTATCTCGTTATGAAGCCATGTTTTTGTGTGAACTCCGTTTGTGATGCCCTCTACCGGAATCTCGTCTAAGGGAACACCGTTCCAGAGGTGTCTCCACATTTCTTTAGTTACCTTTGAATGGAGCTTACTCACAGCGTTTACATAGCTCGAGGTTCTTATTGAGAGAAGGGTCATGTTAAACTGATCTCCCTCTCTGCCTAAATTAAGGAATTCATCCTTTGGAAGGCCTTCAAGGAATTTGGCAAGTCTTTTCTCAACCTCCGCTATTGGGAATTTGTCATGTCCAGCTGGCACGGGAGTGTGGGTTGTAAAAATCGTTGTGCCCCTTACGACAGTTAAAGCTTCCAAAAAGTTTAGACCCTCCTCCATATACCATGCTATTCTTTGGAAGTTTGCAAACGCTGGATGTCCTTCATTAAGGTGAATAACAGCTGGATCAATTCCCAGCATTCTTAAAAGCCTCATTCCACCAATCCCTAGAAGTATCTCCTGCTTTATTCTCTTGTCTATCTCAGCGTTGTAGAGGTAGTCACAGATGGTCCTATCATCCGGA comes from Thermococcus litoralis DSM 5473 and encodes:
- the malP gene encoding maltodextrin phosphorylase, whose translation is METVVNQIKSKLPENLEGLLDLAYNYWWSWNRRATKLWEKIDPEHWWEYKNPVKLLLDTPEERLKELSKDDDFINLYELVIDQFRHYMNPESTWFSTNYPKWEEPVIYLCMEYGISKSLPIYSGGLGILAGDHIKTASDLGIPLIAIGLLYKHGYFKQEIDKDGKQIEVFPEYNPEEMPIKPLTTEKGKPLLIEVPIEDRIVYARAFEVNVGRVKLYLLDTDVPQNSPDDRTICDYLYNAEIDKRIKQEILLGIGGMRLLRMLGIDPAVIHLNEGHPAFANFQRIAWYMEEGLNFLEALTVVRGTTIFTTHTPVPAGHDKFPIAEVEKRLAKFLEGLPKDEFLNLGREGDQFNMTLLSIRTSSYVNAVSKLHSKVTKEMWRHLWNGVPLDEIPVEGITNGVHTKTWLHNEIKKLVDRYIGRVWRDYAELEGLWYGVERIPDEELWEAHLKAKREFIELIKRKIKERNERLGIEEPLPEIDENALIIGFARRFATYKRATLILTDLERLKKIVNNPERPVYIIFGGKAHPRDEAGKEFLRKVYEVSQMPEFKNKIMVFENYDMGSARAMVAGVDVWLNNPRRPLEASGTSGMKAGLNGVLNLSVYDGWWVEGYNGKNGWVIGDESLEPETEKDNIRDAQSLYNLLENEVIPTYYENRARWIYMMKESIKSIAPRFSTHRMVKEYVDKFYSKALANAILLQRDSFKATREIASWKAKIFNSWDKVEIERIITHDATGVEVIVNLDGLSPEDVKVEIYYGVKAEGYAIEKPYVIELKHPQSLGGNRWLYRYEGNALKNLGHPCWHYAVRVYPYHDKLPHKFLLGLIKWKGFFEL